In one Pseudomonas purpurea genomic region, the following are encoded:
- a CDS encoding uroporphyrinogen-III synthase: protein MIGWRLLLTRPADESTALAAVLAGAGVFSSSLPLLEIEALPVVGVQQTIIQGLDAYCAVIVVSKPAARLVVEQVARHWPQPPRQCWFSVGAATAQILAGHGLDVCCPQEGDDSEALLELAQLREAVARPDARVLIVRGEGGRELLAERLRASGASVDYLELYRRGLSDYAPGVLAQRIAAERLNGLVVSSGQGFEHLRQLAGNAWPELARLPLFVPSPRVAEMARAAGAQTVVDCRGASAVALLTALRETRPVL, encoded by the coding sequence GTGATCGGCTGGCGTCTGCTGCTGACCCGTCCCGCCGACGAGTCGACGGCGCTGGCAGCGGTTCTGGCCGGGGCCGGTGTGTTCAGCAGCAGCCTGCCCTTGCTGGAAATCGAAGCGTTGCCGGTCGTTGGTGTGCAGCAGACGATCATTCAGGGCCTCGATGCATACTGCGCGGTGATCGTGGTCAGCAAGCCGGCCGCCCGGCTGGTGGTTGAACAGGTCGCGCGGCATTGGCCACAACCGCCGCGTCAGTGCTGGTTCAGTGTCGGCGCGGCGACGGCGCAGATCCTGGCCGGGCACGGCCTGGATGTCTGCTGCCCGCAAGAGGGCGATGACAGCGAGGCCTTGCTTGAACTGGCTCAATTGCGCGAGGCTGTCGCGCGGCCCGATGCGCGCGTGTTGATTGTGCGCGGCGAGGGCGGACGCGAACTGCTGGCTGAGCGTTTACGCGCCTCAGGTGCTAGTGTCGATTATCTGGAGTTGTACCGTCGCGGGCTGTCGGACTATGCGCCTGGCGTGCTGGCACAGCGTATCGCGGCGGAACGCTTGAACGGCCTGGTGGTCAGCAGTGGGCAGGGTTTTGAGCACTTGCGCCAGTTGGCCGGCAACGCCTGGCCTGAACTGGCGCGGTTGCCGTTGTTTGTTCCAAGCCCGCGGGTTGCCGAGATGGCGCGTGCCGCCGGTGCCCAAACAGTTGTGGATTGTCGCGGCGCGAGTGCCGTGGCCTTGCTGACGGCGTTGCGGGAAACCCGGCCCGTTCTCTAA
- the hemC gene encoding hydroxymethylbilane synthase: MSPREIRIATRKSALALWQAEYVKARLEEAHPGLLVTLVPMVSRGDKLLDSPLSKIGGKGLFVKELETALLDNEADIAVHSMKDVPMDFPEGLGLFCICEREDPRDAFVSNTYASLDELPQSSVVGTSSLRRQAQLLTRRPDLEIRFLRGNVNTRLAKLDAGEYDAIILAAAGLIRLGFEDRISSSISVEDSLPAGGQGAVGIECRSADSEIHALLAPLHHQDTATRVTAERALNKHLNGGCQVPIACYAVLEGEQIWLRGLVGDPKGGLLLSAEIRGPQSAAEALGVQVAEDLLAQGADDILRAVYGEADSQ, encoded by the coding sequence ATGTCCCCTCGCGAAATCCGCATCGCTACCCGCAAAAGTGCCCTGGCCTTGTGGCAGGCCGAATACGTCAAAGCTCGTCTTGAAGAGGCTCACCCGGGCCTGCTCGTGACGCTGGTGCCCATGGTCAGTCGCGGCGACAAGCTGCTCGACTCGCCGCTGTCGAAAATCGGCGGCAAGGGCCTGTTCGTCAAAGAACTGGAAACCGCGTTGCTCGACAACGAAGCTGACATCGCCGTGCACTCCATGAAAGACGTGCCGATGGACTTCCCTGAAGGCCTCGGTCTGTTCTGCATCTGTGAGCGCGAAGACCCTCGTGACGCCTTCGTCTCCAACACCTACGCCAGCCTTGATGAGCTGCCTCAAAGCAGTGTGGTCGGCACCTCCAGCCTGCGTCGCCAGGCCCAGTTGCTGACCCGTCGCCCGGACCTGGAAATCCGCTTCCTGCGTGGCAACGTCAACACCCGTCTGGCCAAGCTCGATGCCGGCGAGTACGACGCGATCATCCTCGCGGCGGCCGGTTTGATCCGTCTGGGCTTCGAAGACCGCATCAGCTCCTCGATCAGTGTCGAAGACAGCCTGCCGGCAGGTGGGCAAGGTGCGGTCGGCATCGAATGCCGTAGCGCCGACAGCGAGATCCACGCGCTGCTCGCCCCCTTGCATCACCAGGACACCGCCACACGCGTCACCGCCGAGCGCGCCCTGAACAAGCACCTCAATGGTGGTTGCCAGGTGCCTATCGCTTGCTATGCGGTGCTTGAAGGCGAGCAAATCTGGCTACGTGGCTTGGTGGGTGATCCGAAAGGTGGCCTGCTGCTGAGTGCCGAGATTCGTGGCCCGCAAAGTGCGGCCGAGGCGTTGGGCGTGCAGGTTGCCGAAGACCTGCTGGCTCAGGGCGCCGATGACATCCTGCGCGCCGTGTATGGCGAGGCCGATTCACAGTGA
- a CDS encoding LytTR family DNA-binding domain-containing protein: MNVLIVDDEPLARERLSRMVGELEGYSVLEPSATNGDEALALIDSLKPDIVLLDIRMPGLDGLQVAARLCERETPPAVVFCTADSEFALDAFQASTVGYLTKPVRAELLLEALKKAERPNRVQLAALTRPAAETGSGPRSHISARTRKGIELIPLDQVIYFIADHKYVTLRHEGGEVLLDEPLKALEDEFGDRFVRIHRNALVARERIERLQRTPLGHFQLFLKGLNGDALIVSRRHVAGVRKMMQQL; the protein is encoded by the coding sequence ATGAATGTCCTGATCGTTGATGACGAACCCCTAGCCCGCGAGCGTCTGAGCCGTATGGTCGGCGAACTCGAGGGATACAGTGTCCTGGAGCCGAGCGCCACCAATGGCGACGAGGCGTTGGCCCTGATCGACAGCCTGAAACCGGATATCGTGCTGCTCGACATCCGCATGCCGGGCCTCGACGGTTTGCAGGTGGCCGCACGTTTGTGTGAGCGCGAGACCCCGCCGGCAGTGGTGTTTTGCACCGCCGACAGTGAGTTCGCCCTGGATGCCTTCCAGGCCAGCACGGTGGGCTACCTGACCAAGCCGGTACGCGCAGAGCTATTGCTTGAAGCCCTGAAAAAAGCCGAACGGCCCAACCGTGTGCAACTGGCTGCCCTGACTCGCCCGGCTGCCGAAACCGGCAGTGGCCCACGCAGTCATATCAGCGCGCGAACCCGCAAGGGCATCGAGCTGATTCCGCTGGATCAGGTGATCTACTTCATTGCCGACCACAAATACGTGACCTTGCGTCATGAGGGTGGCGAGGTTCTGCTGGATGAACCGCTCAAGGCCCTGGAAGACGAATTCGGTGATCGCTTTGTGCGTATCCACCGCAATGCGTTGGTGGCCCGCGAGCGCATCGAGAGGCTGCAACGCACACCGCTGGGGCATTTCCAGTTGTTCCTCAAGGGCCTCAATGGCGACGCCCTGATTGTCAGCCGACGCCATGTCGCCGGTGTGCGCAAGATGATGCAACAGCTTTAG
- the argH gene encoding argininosuccinate lyase, giving the protein MSTDKTNQSWGGRFSEPVDAFVARFTASVTFDQRLYRHDIMGSIAHATMLAKVGVLTDAERDSIIDGLKTIQGEIEAGTFDWRIDLEDVHMNIEARLTDRIGVTGKKLHTGRSRNDQVATDIRLWLRDEIDLILGEITRLQKGLLEQAERESGTIMPGFTHLQTAQPVTFGHHLLAWFEMLSRDYERLVDCRKRTNRMPLGSAALAGTTYPIDRELTARLLGFDAVGGNSLDNVSDRDFAIEFCSAASIAMMHLSRFSEELVLWTSAQFQFIDLPDRFCTGSSIMPQKKNPDVPELVRGKSGRVFGALMGLLTLMKGQPLAYNKDNQEDKEPLFDAADTLRDSLRAFADMIPAIKPKHAIMREAALRGFSTATDLADYLVRRGLPFRDCHEIVGHAVKYGVDSGKDLAEMSLEELRKFSDQIEQDVFAVLTLEGSVNARDHIGGTAPAQVKAAVVRGQALLASR; this is encoded by the coding sequence ATGAGCACTGACAAGACCAATCAGTCCTGGGGCGGCCGCTTCAGTGAACCCGTCGACGCCTTCGTCGCCCGCTTCACCGCCTCCGTCACTTTCGACCAGCGCCTGTATCGCCACGACATCATGGGCTCGATCGCCCACGCCACCATGCTGGCCAAGGTTGGCGTGCTGACCGACGCCGAGCGCGACAGCATCATCGATGGCCTGAAGACCATCCAGGGCGAAATCGAGGCCGGTACCTTTGACTGGCGCATCGACCTTGAAGACGTGCACATGAACATCGAAGCACGCCTGACCGATCGCATCGGTGTCACCGGCAAGAAGCTGCACACCGGCCGCAGCCGTAACGACCAGGTCGCGACCGATATTCGCCTGTGGCTGCGCGACGAGATCGACCTGATCCTGGGCGAAATCACCCGCCTGCAAAAAGGTCTGCTGGAGCAGGCCGAACGCGAATCCGGCACCATCATGCCGGGCTTCACCCACCTGCAAACCGCCCAGCCCGTGACCTTCGGTCATCACCTGCTGGCCTGGTTCGAAATGCTCAGCCGCGACTACGAGCGCCTGGTCGACTGCCGCAAGCGCACCAACCGCATGCCGTTGGGCAGCGCCGCGCTGGCCGGCACCACGTACCCGATCGACCGCGAACTGACTGCTCGATTGCTGGGCTTCGACGCTGTGGGTGGCAACTCTCTGGACAACGTCTCGGATCGCGATTTCGCCATCGAATTCTGCTCGGCCGCCAGCATCGCGATGATGCACCTGTCGCGGTTCTCCGAAGAATTGGTGCTGTGGACCAGCGCGCAGTTCCAGTTCATCGATCTGCCTGACCGCTTCTGCACCGGCAGCTCGATCATGCCGCAAAAGAAAAACCCCGACGTTCCGGAACTGGTGCGCGGTAAAAGCGGCCGGGTGTTCGGCGCGCTGATGGGCCTGCTGACCCTGATGAAAGGCCAGCCACTGGCCTACAACAAGGACAACCAGGAAGACAAGGAACCGCTGTTCGACGCCGCCGACACCTTGCGCGATTCGCTGCGGGCCTTTGCCGACATGATCCCGGCAATCAAGCCAAAACACGCCATCATGCGCGAAGCGGCGCTGCGCGGTTTCTCCACCGCCACCGACCTCGCCGACTACCTGGTACGTCGTGGCCTGCCGTTCCGTGACTGCCACGAAATCGTCGGTCATGCCGTGAAGTACGGTGTGGACAGCGGCAAGGACCTGGCGGAAATGAGCCTGGAAGAGCTGCGCAAATTCAGCGACCAGATCGAGCAGGACGTGTTCGCTGTGTTGACCCTGGAAGGTTCGGTAAATGCCCGCGACCACATTGGCGGCACCGCACCGGCACAGGTGAAGGCCGCCGTGGTTCGCGGCCAGGCGCTGCTGGCCAGCCGCTAA
- a CDS encoding glutathione S-transferase has protein sequence MLKLYGFPVSNYYNMVKHALLEKGLPFEAVPFYPDQSPESLAISPRGKIPVLGVEQGYVNETGVILQYLEDAQAGPALLPKTPFERAQVLALAKEIELYIELPARACFGEAFFGMSVPEAIKEKSRVELLAGIASLGRHGKFAPYVAGETLSVADLYFLYSVSLACAVGKKLFDLDLLADLPAARALLERLEQTPHAKRIAADKDAAMPQFLAMIASRK, from the coding sequence ATGCTCAAGCTTTATGGATTTCCGGTCAGTAACTACTACAACATGGTCAAGCATGCGTTGCTGGAGAAGGGCCTGCCTTTCGAGGCAGTGCCGTTTTATCCCGACCAGAGCCCTGAATCATTGGCTATCAGCCCGCGTGGCAAGATACCGGTGCTGGGTGTCGAACAGGGTTATGTCAACGAAACGGGCGTGATCCTGCAATACCTCGAAGACGCCCAGGCAGGCCCTGCGCTTCTGCCCAAGACCCCGTTCGAGCGCGCTCAGGTGCTGGCGCTGGCCAAGGAGATCGAGTTGTACATCGAGCTGCCGGCGCGAGCCTGTTTCGGTGAGGCGTTCTTCGGCATGTCGGTGCCCGAAGCGATCAAGGAAAAATCCAGAGTCGAACTGCTCGCCGGGATTGCTTCGTTGGGGCGCCACGGCAAGTTTGCACCTTACGTGGCGGGGGAGACGCTGAGCGTGGCGGATCTGTACTTCCTGTACAGCGTCAGCCTGGCCTGTGCGGTCGGCAAGAAGCTGTTTGATCTGGACCTGCTGGCCGATCTGCCGGCTGCCCGGGCGTTGCTCGAACGGCTGGAGCAGACACCGCATGCCAAGCGTATTGCGGCCGACAAGGACGCGGCGATGCCGCAGTTCCTGGCGATGATCGCGTCCCGGAAGTAG
- a CDS encoding TIGR02647 family protein, whose translation MSLTPELVAELEILALFNLDSSQEGLKIHQTAAPKAIAAAQRLFDKELITQADGGYLTSLGRDAAQNVQTLLTILSVEETA comes from the coding sequence ATGTCGCTTACCCCTGAGCTGGTTGCCGAACTGGAAATCCTTGCACTCTTCAACCTGGACAGTTCCCAGGAAGGTTTGAAAATTCATCAGACCGCTGCCCCGAAAGCCATTGCCGCCGCACAACGCCTGTTCGACAAAGAGCTGATCACCCAAGCCGATGGTGGCTACCTGACCAGTCTGGGCCGTGATGCCGCGCAAAATGTGCAAACGCTGTTGACCATCCTGTCCGTCGAAGAAACCGCCTGA
- a CDS encoding class I adenylate cyclase: MTRTHEIRPDLDEGIDRKVLSQLRARFLKLNDGRMARAMEGLSTRQQGVLTLLPLFFHVNHPLLPGYVSGSTPAGLSNFEPDANALAEAQRLTRSFSYKPRHGNPPRPIHGLFLMGSLGTLAQADQSDMDVWVCHAPDLADNELAELRKKCQLLEAWAASQGAEAHFFLIEPQRFVRGERDTQLSSDDCGTTQHYLLLDEFYRTAIWLAGRTPIWWLVPVYEEANYQQYTHTLLSKRFIRADETLDLGHLAHIPPGEFIGAGLWQLFKGIESPYKSVLKLLLTEVYASEHPKVQCLSLRFKQAVFAHRLDLDELDPYIVVYRRIEEYLTARGEPERLELVRRALYLKVNRKLTGNSARNQSWQRTLLERLAHEWGWDQRQLALLDSRSQWKVRQVSAERRALVNELNYSYRFLTQFARTEQTVSLINKRDLNVLGRRLYAAFERKADKIEFINPGIAPDLAEDTLTLVQSPNKKEPGQRHWGLYNGSLGALEWEHFAPIKRSRELLELLTWCHRNGVIDSSTRLALHPGDSDLSEFELFNLLGSLQQSVALPLSTVGEEQLLHASVPSEVLILVNVGVDPLKHHRDLNILMTTERTDSLSYAGVRENLVLTLDQVTLNSWNEVLVSRYDGPHALLDCLRDYLNNLPNGPQQPRLRVRCFCHNRAQFIALRVEEILDTAQNLLLSTLNHRYLIQVQQHYHVLELVPGQVNHVALASLPALLDYLGETRTCYSPLQLDPMALEDHDLALILPMGQPECIQVFYRINEAHAELYVLDEFNALWQQRQPYHDEQSLLVPMQRFLQSILYRRDALLPMDAAQPVAALDTLYYQLLPSGTARARRIEPRPTPQTPVNKPFYDVQAIIGKAAPGQVQVTLYCNQREFSELEHGDQLFAVVAREIVEQRREVERYRCYITDLDLSGLLGDGQSSSNLYLRYKADLERALNEALEQV, from the coding sequence ATGACCCGCACCCACGAAATCCGCCCTGATCTGGACGAGGGAATCGACCGCAAGGTTCTCAGCCAGTTGCGCGCGCGCTTTCTAAAGCTCAATGACGGCCGCATGGCTCGAGCCATGGAAGGGTTGTCGACCCGCCAGCAAGGCGTCCTGACCCTGTTGCCGTTGTTTTTCCACGTCAATCACCCGCTGCTGCCGGGCTACGTTTCAGGCAGCACGCCGGCCGGCCTGTCGAATTTTGAACCCGACGCCAACGCCCTCGCCGAAGCCCAGCGCCTGACACGCTCGTTCTCCTACAAGCCTCGCCACGGTAATCCGCCACGGCCGATTCACGGGCTGTTCCTGATGGGCAGCCTCGGCACCCTCGCCCAGGCTGACCAGAGCGACATGGACGTGTGGGTCTGCCACGCGCCGGACCTTGCCGACAACGAGCTCGCCGAGCTGCGCAAAAAGTGCCAGTTGCTGGAGGCCTGGGCCGCGAGCCAGGGCGCCGAAGCGCATTTCTTCCTGATCGAGCCGCAACGGTTTGTACGCGGCGAGCGCGACACCCAACTGAGCTCCGACGACTGCGGCACCACCCAGCACTACTTGCTGCTGGACGAGTTTTACCGCACCGCGATCTGGCTGGCCGGGCGCACACCGATCTGGTGGCTGGTGCCGGTCTACGAAGAAGCCAACTACCAGCAATACACCCACACACTGCTGTCCAAGCGGTTTATCCGCGCCGACGAAACCCTCGACCTTGGTCACCTGGCGCATATTCCGCCGGGCGAGTTCATCGGTGCCGGGCTCTGGCAGCTGTTCAAAGGCATTGAGTCGCCCTACAAGTCGGTGCTCAAGCTGTTGCTGACCGAGGTCTACGCCAGCGAACACCCGAAGGTCCAATGCCTGAGCCTGCGCTTCAAGCAAGCCGTGTTCGCCCATCGCCTCGATCTGGATGAACTCGACCCATACATCGTGGTGTACCGGCGCATCGAGGAATACCTCACGGCCCGCGGCGAACCGGAGCGGCTGGAACTGGTACGGCGCGCCCTTTACCTGAAGGTCAACCGCAAGCTCACCGGCAACAGCGCCCGCAACCAGAGCTGGCAACGCACACTGCTGGAACGGCTGGCCCACGAATGGGGCTGGGATCAGCGTCAGTTGGCGCTGCTCGACAGCCGCAGCCAATGGAAGGTCCGCCAGGTCAGCGCCGAGCGCCGGGCGCTGGTCAATGAGCTGAATTACAGCTACCGCTTCCTGACGCAATTCGCCCGAACCGAGCAGACCGTCAGCCTGATCAACAAACGCGACCTCAATGTGCTCGGGCGTCGGTTGTATGCGGCCTTCGAGCGCAAGGCCGACAAGATCGAATTCATCAACCCGGGTATCGCCCCGGACTTGGCCGAAGACACCCTGACGCTGGTCCAGTCGCCGAACAAAAAAGAACCGGGGCAACGTCACTGGGGGCTCTACAACGGCAGCCTGGGCGCGCTGGAGTGGGAGCATTTCGCGCCGATCAAGCGCAGCCGCGAATTGCTGGAGCTGCTGACCTGGTGCCATCGCAACGGCGTGATCGACAGCAGCACCCGCCTGGCGCTGCACCCCGGCGACAGCGACTTGAGCGAGTTTGAACTGTTCAACCTGCTCGGCAGCCTGCAACAGTCGGTCGCCCTGCCCTTGAGCACTGTCGGCGAAGAACAGTTGCTGCACGCCAGCGTACCCAGCGAAGTGTTGATCCTGGTGAATGTCGGGGTCGACCCGCTCAAGCATCACCGTGACCTGAACATCCTGATGACCACCGAGCGCACCGACTCGCTGAGTTACGCAGGGGTGCGCGAAAACCTGGTGCTGACCCTCGATCAGGTCACGCTCAACAGCTGGAATGAAGTGCTGGTCAGCCGCTACGACGGCCCGCACGCCCTGCTCGACTGCCTGCGCGATTACCTCAACAACCTGCCCAATGGCCCGCAGCAACCCCGACTACGGGTGCGTTGTTTCTGCCACAACCGGGCGCAATTCATCGCCCTGCGCGTCGAAGAAATCCTCGATACCGCGCAAAACCTGTTGCTGAGCACGCTCAACCACCGCTACCTGATTCAGGTCCAACAGCATTACCACGTGCTGGAACTGGTGCCCGGCCAGGTCAACCACGTTGCACTGGCCAGCCTGCCCGCGCTGCTCGATTACCTGGGGGAAACACGGACCTGCTACAGCCCGCTGCAACTGGACCCGATGGCGCTGGAAGACCACGACCTGGCGCTGATCCTGCCCATGGGCCAGCCCGAGTGCATTCAGGTGTTCTACCGGATCAACGAGGCCCACGCCGAGCTGTATGTGCTGGATGAGTTCAATGCCCTGTGGCAACAGCGCCAGCCGTACCACGACGAACAAAGCCTGCTGGTGCCGATGCAGCGCTTCCTGCAATCAATCCTGTACCGGCGCGACGCGCTGCTGCCGATGGACGCCGCGCAACCGGTGGCGGCCCTGGACACCCTGTATTACCAGCTCTTGCCGTCGGGCACCGCGCGGGCCCGACGCATCGAGCCGCGACCCACGCCGCAGACACCGGTGAACAAGCCGTTCTATGATGTGCAGGCGATTATCGGCAAAGCCGCACCGGGGCAGGTGCAGGTCACCCTGTATTGCAATCAGCGAGAGTTTTCAGAGCTGGAGCACGGCGACCAGCTCTTCGCCGTGGTCGCCCGGGAGATCGTCGAGCAGCGCCGTGAAGTAGAACGCTATCGCTGCTACATCACCGACCTGGACTTGTCCGGGCTGCTCGGTGACGGGCAGAGTTCAAGCAATCTTTACCTGCGCTACAAGGCCGACCTGGAGCGCGCACTGAACGAGGCGCTCGAACAGGTCTGA
- the rnk gene encoding nucleoside diphosphate kinase regulator translates to MTTAPSIILTRLDVQRLERLIDSLDEPLPPGAVALQAELDRAETVVGHEEVPAGVVTMNSRVHCREQSSGKDYHLTLVYPQDANADEGKISILAPVGSALLGLQAGQHIDWPAPGGKTLKLELIEVEYQPEAAGEYHL, encoded by the coding sequence ATGACCACCGCACCTTCCATCATCCTTACCCGCCTGGACGTGCAGCGTCTGGAACGTTTGATCGACAGTCTGGACGAGCCGTTGCCGCCGGGTGCTGTTGCGTTGCAAGCCGAGCTTGATCGCGCCGAAACCGTGGTGGGTCACGAGGAAGTGCCTGCCGGTGTCGTGACCATGAATTCACGCGTGCATTGCCGTGAGCAAAGCAGCGGCAAGGACTATCACCTGACTCTGGTGTACCCGCAGGACGCCAACGCCGATGAAGGCAAGATTTCGATTCTGGCGCCGGTAGGCAGCGCCTTGCTCGGTTTGCAGGCAGGCCAGCACATCGATTGGCCGGCGCCGGGTGGCAAGACGTTGAAGCTTGAACTGATTGAAGTGGAATACCAGCCGGAAGCGGCCGGCGAATACCACCTCTGA
- a CDS encoding DUF1289 domain-containing protein produces the protein MTEAAPVRPPKPLYSNVSQAVPSPCTNVCRLDEQKVCLGCFRHVEDIREWRSADDERRRVICAQAQQRKASA, from the coding sequence GTGACCGAGGCCGCGCCCGTCCGCCCGCCAAAGCCGTTGTACAGCAACGTCAGTCAGGCGGTGCCTTCACCGTGCACCAACGTGTGCCGGCTGGATGAACAGAAGGTCTGCCTGGGCTGTTTCCGTCACGTCGAGGACATTCGCGAATGGCGCTCGGCCGACGACGAACGGCGCCGGGTGATTTGCGCCCAGGCGCAGCAGCGCAAGGCCTCGGCATAA
- the cyaY gene encoding iron donor protein CyaY, whose translation MSLTEARFHDLVDATQQMLEDIFDESGLDIDLESSAGVLTVKFDSGSQLIFSRQEPLRQLWLAAVSGGFHFDYDEESERWMCDKSEEQLGEMLERIVGQQAGAKLDFEGL comes from the coding sequence ATGAGTTTGACTGAAGCCCGTTTCCACGATCTGGTCGATGCCACCCAGCAAATGCTGGAGGATATTTTCGACGAGAGTGGCCTGGATATCGATCTGGAAAGCTCGGCCGGTGTACTCACCGTCAAGTTCGACAGCGGCAGCCAGCTGATCTTCAGTCGTCAGGAACCGTTGCGTCAGTTGTGGCTGGCGGCGGTGTCCGGTGGCTTCCACTTCGACTACGACGAAGAAAGCGAACGCTGGATGTGCGACAAGAGTGAAGAGCAACTGGGCGAGATGCTTGAGCGCATCGTCGGTCAGCAGGCCGGTGCCAAACTCGATTTCGAAGGTCTGTAA
- a CDS encoding lipoprotein, whose translation MKRLISSLAALVAVACLVTACGQKGPLFLPDDSKSPNDQAKSQSHKHA comes from the coding sequence ATGAAGCGCCTGATCTCTTCCCTTGCTGCGCTTGTCGCGGTTGCTTGCCTTGTCACTGCCTGTGGTCAAAAAGGCCCGCTGTTTCTTCCCGATGACAGCAAATCCCCCAATGACCAGGCGAAGTCGCAATCGCACAAACACGCTTAA